Proteins encoded within one genomic window of Polyangia bacterium:
- the amt gene encoding ammonium transporter: protein MTVKAHSAGLAILVAGSALLAQPRAAAANGAVSVQPFDGDQGDKWRRQVAGLVHGRGVEVVTSLPRVDDPGQYVPLARQKHLAAFLTAYLAQSRHGRAPARQTITFVVWNGATGSKLGGWSASAPPRRLPGVVARGFLKNLGPALAAAEPPPPPPLPSEKEPAPLAAALANEGARPPDRSLLTLNNQIADDHKLQLSSQTALNIVWTLITGFLVMFMQAGFALVESGFTRAKNMAHTMGINFLVYSIGAVGYWAIGFALQMGGVGALSTFGNDASLSSEFVLTVFGKDFGLVGMRGFFLSPEVYTAPVAALFLFQIVFMDTMAIIPTGAMAERWKFSSFVLFTLVLASFTYPIFGNWVWGGGWLSQLGHNFHLGHGHVDFAGSSVVHMAGGVAALVGAKMLGPRIGKYDAAGNPRPIAGHNMAMAVLGTFILAFGWFGFNAGSTLAGSDTHIAVIAVNTMLASAAGAFSAFLFMKLRFGTPEIGMMCNGMLAGLVAITAPCAFVTSAAAMFIGAVAGVLVILSVIFIEKTLKIDDPAGAISVHGTCGAWGILGLGLFADGRYGEGWNGVPGPVRGLFYGDPSQLVASIIGILVCFAWVAGVTFVAFRLIDKLVGNRPSSQDELAGLDVPELGCQGYAPDKTSFHGNEGTTDLVR from the coding sequence ATGACTGTGAAGGCTCACAGCGCGGGATTGGCCATCTTGGTGGCAGGGTCGGCGCTGCTTGCCCAGCCGCGCGCGGCCGCGGCCAACGGCGCGGTATCCGTCCAGCCGTTCGACGGCGACCAGGGCGACAAATGGCGGCGCCAGGTTGCCGGGTTGGTCCATGGGCGCGGCGTCGAGGTGGTGACCTCCCTCCCGCGTGTCGACGATCCCGGCCAGTACGTGCCGCTGGCGCGGCAGAAGCATCTGGCCGCTTTTCTCACCGCCTACCTGGCGCAGAGCCGGCACGGGCGCGCGCCCGCTCGGCAGACCATCACCTTCGTGGTCTGGAACGGCGCCACCGGTTCGAAGCTGGGCGGTTGGTCGGCCAGCGCACCGCCGCGGCGCCTGCCCGGCGTTGTCGCGCGTGGCTTCTTGAAAAATCTTGGCCCGGCGCTGGCCGCTGCGGAGCCACCGCCGCCGCCACCACTGCCGTCGGAGAAAGAGCCCGCGCCTTTGGCGGCCGCGCTCGCCAACGAGGGGGCTCGTCCGCCCGATCGCTCGCTGCTCACTCTCAACAATCAGATCGCTGACGATCACAAGTTGCAGCTGAGCAGCCAGACCGCCCTCAACATCGTCTGGACCTTGATCACGGGCTTCCTGGTGATGTTCATGCAGGCGGGGTTTGCCTTGGTCGAAAGTGGTTTCACTCGGGCCAAGAACATGGCTCACACCATGGGCATCAACTTTCTCGTCTACTCGATTGGCGCGGTTGGATATTGGGCGATCGGGTTTGCCCTGCAGATGGGCGGCGTGGGCGCGTTGTCGACATTCGGTAACGATGCCAGTCTCAGCAGCGAATTCGTACTGACTGTCTTTGGTAAAGACTTTGGCCTCGTCGGCATGCGCGGATTTTTTCTGTCGCCCGAGGTGTACACCGCACCGGTGGCCGCTTTGTTCCTGTTCCAGATCGTCTTCATGGACACCATGGCCATCATTCCCACCGGAGCGATGGCCGAACGGTGGAAGTTCAGCTCGTTCGTGCTTTTCACTCTGGTGCTGGCGTCGTTCACTTATCCGATCTTCGGCAACTGGGTGTGGGGCGGCGGCTGGCTGTCGCAGCTTGGCCACAACTTTCATCTTGGCCATGGCCACGTCGATTTCGCCGGCAGCTCCGTCGTCCACATGGCCGGTGGAGTCGCCGCGCTGGTGGGCGCCAAGATGCTGGGCCCGCGCATCGGCAAGTACGACGCCGCCGGCAACCCGCGTCCCATTGCAGGGCACAACATGGCGATGGCCGTGCTGGGAACGTTCATCCTGGCGTTCGGCTGGTTCGGCTTCAACGCCGGCTCGACGCTGGCCGGAAGCGATACCCACATCGCCGTCATCGCCGTCAACACCATGCTGGCCTCGGCGGCGGGCGCGTTCAGCGCGTTCCTGTTCATGAAGCTCCGTTTTGGAACGCCCGAGATCGGAATGATGTGCAACGGAATGTTGGCGGGTCTGGTGGCCATCACCGCGCCGTGCGCCTTCGTGACCTCCGCGGCCGCGATGTTCATCGGCGCGGTGGCCGGTGTGCTGGTGATTCTTTCCGTGATTTTCATCGAGAAGACGTTGAAGATCGACGATCCGGCGGGCGCCATTTCGGTCCACGGCACGTGCGGCGCCTGGGGCATTTTGGGATTGGGATTGTTCGCCGATGGACGTTATGGCGAGGGGTGGAACGGCGTGCCCGGCCCGGTGCGTGGCTTGTTCTACGGCGATCCCTCGCAGCTCGTCGCTTCGATCATCGGCATCCTGGTCTGCTTCGCCTGGGTCGCTGGTGTCACCTTCGTCGCCTTCCGGCTGATCGACAAGTTGGTCGGCAACCGCCCCTCGTCGCAGGACGAGCTGGCGGGCCTGGACGTTCCCGAGCTTGGCTGCCAGGGCTATGCCCCCGACAAAACCAGCTTCCACGGCAACGAAGGCACGACCGATCTGGTTCGCTAG
- a CDS encoding Bax inhibitor-1/YccA family protein: MAWIANQQRGTGASVAATGLSLGADAVRVFLGRVYRLMALGLAVTGFVALLVASSPGALQFFVLNRGVFFAVIIAQFLTVLAFSSLVTRVSAGAASAMFFGYAVLSGITFSTIFLIYTGASIASTFFVTAGAFAGLSAYGAITKRNLDGLGSFAMMGLFGLIIASVVNMFLGSPALSWLTTFMGVLVFTGLTAYDTAKLKNLAAQTDLSGAAGQRVALQGALMLYLDFINLFLMLLRIFGGRRRD; the protein is encoded by the coding sequence ATGGCGTGGATAGCGAATCAGCAGCGTGGAACCGGTGCCAGTGTCGCCGCCACCGGCCTCAGCCTCGGCGCCGATGCCGTGCGCGTCTTCCTGGGACGCGTCTACCGATTGATGGCGCTCGGCTTGGCGGTCACCGGGTTCGTGGCCCTGCTGGTCGCCAGCAGCCCGGGCGCGTTGCAGTTCTTCGTTTTGAACCGCGGCGTCTTTTTTGCCGTGATCATCGCCCAGTTCTTGACGGTGCTGGCGTTCTCGTCGCTGGTCACGCGGGTCAGCGCCGGCGCAGCGAGCGCGATGTTCTTCGGTTACGCCGTTCTTTCGGGCATCACCTTCAGCACCATCTTTCTCATTTACACGGGCGCATCCATCGCCAGCACCTTCTTCGTGACGGCGGGAGCGTTCGCCGGCCTTTCGGCTTACGGCGCCATCACCAAACGCAACCTCGATGGGCTGGGCAGCTTTGCCATGATGGGCCTCTTCGGGCTGATCATCGCCTCGGTGGTGAACATGTTCCTCGGCAGCCCGGCCCTGAGCTGGCTGACCACGTTCATGGGCGTCCTGGTCTTCACCGGCCTGACGGCGTACGACACGGCAAAGTTGAAGAATCTGGCCGCGCAAACCGATCTGTCTGGCGCCGCCGGACAACGGGTCGCGCTGCAGGGCGCGTTGATGTTGTATCTCGACTTCATCAATCTGTTCCTGATGCTGCTGCGAATTTTCGGTGGCCGCCGCCGCGACTAA
- the amt gene encoding ammonium transporter: MSASFTQSLNLLWVLLGGFLVMFMQVGFAMVETGFTRGKNAVNTMAMNLAVYPVGVLGFWLVGFGLMMGGVGGWPTLGPTFPEIHEVGLTLAGRSFGLFGASRFALIGVAHNASSLAMFFFSVVFMITSATIPTGALAERWRFSAFLIYSVFVSTLLYPIYGNWVWGAGWLAGLGVTFGLGHGHVDFAGSTVVHMTGGIIALAGTLVLGPRAEKFRRDGTIAAMPGHNLPMAIVGTLVLAFGWFGFNTGSTLSASDPQIAGIAVNTMLSSSAGAFSALIYVWLLHRKPDVGMVCNGLLGGLVAITASCAFVGPESAVLIGAVAGVLVPWSVELLERRLRIDDPVGAIAVHGVCGLWGALTVGLFADGTYGAEWNGVAGNVRGLIFGDPRQLLAQTVGIVANLAFVFPAAFFFFRLVGRVFGNRVSAETEAAGLDSTEMGAQAYPPG; this comes from the coding sequence ATGTCGGCCTCTTTCACCCAATCGCTGAACCTGCTCTGGGTTCTGCTCGGCGGCTTTCTGGTGATGTTCATGCAGGTCGGTTTCGCCATGGTGGAGACCGGATTCACCCGCGGCAAAAACGCCGTCAACACCATGGCCATGAACCTGGCCGTCTATCCGGTGGGCGTGCTGGGATTCTGGCTGGTGGGGTTCGGATTGATGATGGGCGGGGTTGGGGGATGGCCTACGTTGGGGCCGACCTTTCCCGAAATTCATGAAGTGGGTTTGACCCTCGCTGGTCGTTCGTTCGGCCTCTTCGGCGCGTCGCGGTTCGCGCTGATCGGCGTCGCACACAACGCTTCCAGCCTGGCGATGTTCTTCTTCTCGGTCGTCTTCATGATCACCTCCGCCACCATCCCCACCGGCGCCTTGGCTGAAAGATGGCGGTTCTCGGCGTTCCTAATTTATTCGGTGTTCGTGTCCACGTTGCTCTACCCGATCTATGGAAACTGGGTGTGGGGCGCGGGTTGGTTGGCCGGTCTGGGCGTGACGTTTGGCCTCGGACATGGACACGTCGACTTTGCCGGGTCGACGGTGGTACACATGACCGGCGGGATCATTGCTCTGGCCGGCACGCTGGTGCTGGGTCCGCGCGCCGAAAAGTTTCGCCGCGACGGCACCATCGCGGCGATGCCCGGCCACAATCTACCAATGGCCATCGTTGGCACCCTGGTGCTGGCGTTCGGCTGGTTCGGGTTCAACACCGGCTCCACCCTGTCGGCGTCGGATCCACAGATTGCCGGCATTGCGGTCAACACCATGCTGTCGTCCAGCGCGGGAGCGTTTTCCGCGCTGATTTATGTGTGGCTCTTGCATCGCAAACCGGACGTGGGGATGGTGTGCAACGGGCTGCTGGGCGGCCTGGTGGCAATCACGGCCTCCTGTGCTTTCGTGGGCCCGGAATCCGCGGTGTTGATCGGGGCGGTGGCCGGCGTCTTGGTGCCCTGGTCGGTCGAGCTTTTGGAACGCCGACTTCGCATCGACGATCCGGTGGGCGCCATCGCCGTGCACGGCGTTTGCGGCCTGTGGGGCGCCTTGACGGTTGGATTGTTCGCCGACGGAACCTACGGCGCAGAGTGGAACGGCGTGGCCGGCAATGTTCGTGGCCTCATCTTCGGAGATCCGAGACAGTTATTGGCGCAGACGGTAGGCATCGTGGCGAATCTGGCGTTCGTCTTTCCGGCGGCGTTTTTCTTTTTTCGTCTGGTCGGTCGCGTGTTCGGTAACCGTGTGTCGGCCGAAACAGAGGCGGCCGGTCTGGACTCGACTGAGATGGGCGCCCAGGCCTATCCGCCCGGTTGA
- a CDS encoding sigma-70 family RNA polymerase sigma factor, whose product MAVLRGSANAPTTSSGDAESPAGPDRVALGTLYKRYAPAIYARCYRLLHSEAAARDATQETFGRLLGHNRIVLTGDEGLHYLYRVSTNVCFNLLREQRVRERAAPELVSLASTAASPDRGHADRQFAVAILARCDETGAAIAVMHYIDGMTQVEVADVLGITRRTVFNRLRKLESLANELLRSAKGDGQGQP is encoded by the coding sequence ATGGCCGTCCTTCGTGGCTCCGCGAATGCGCCGACGACGTCGTCTGGCGACGCTGAGAGTCCAGCGGGACCGGACAGGGTCGCGCTGGGGACCTTGTACAAGAGATATGCGCCGGCGATTTACGCGCGGTGCTACCGGCTGTTGCACTCGGAGGCCGCCGCGCGCGATGCCACACAAGAGACCTTTGGCCGCTTGCTGGGCCACAACCGCATCGTCCTGACCGGCGACGAAGGCCTGCACTATCTCTACCGGGTCTCCACCAACGTCTGTTTCAACCTGCTGCGCGAGCAACGCGTGCGCGAGCGCGCCGCGCCCGAGCTGGTCTCGCTGGCATCGACCGCGGCGTCGCCCGATCGCGGACACGCCGACCGTCAATTCGCCGTCGCGATTCTCGCTCGCTGCGACGAGACCGGGGCGGCCATCGCGGTCATGCATTACATCGACGGAATGACTCAGGTGGAGGTGGCGGACGTCCTCGGCATCACCCGGCGAACGGTCTTCAATCGCCTGCGAAAATTGGAATCACTGGCCAACGAGCTGCTTCGATCCGCCAAGGGCGACGGGCAAGGCCAGCCATGA
- the cbiB gene encoding adenosylcobinamide-phosphate synthase CbiB, with protein sequence MNLTGVLHSDVAWLIAAMLVDLFLGEPAAAIHPVVWMGRVTKQAERRVRNGGPIVQLVAGSFIALGVPCLFAGGSVLALRATTRWPLVTFVVGVWLLKSTAAFTALGAAGAKMRQHLPRGELDQARRSLGSLCSRDAADLDDQALIAGTIESLAENASDSIVAPLFYFALFGLPGAMFYRAVNTLDAMIGYRGRYEYLGKASARLDDLLNLAPARLTAFLLLIAGAATGQDARRGWRILWRDGGKTASPNAGRPMAVMAGLLGVALEKRGAYRLGDPTLSLAPATIDAAWRLVTVAASLAFVAATAMLVTHGHAF encoded by the coding sequence GTGAACCTGACGGGCGTTCTCCACTCCGACGTCGCCTGGCTGATAGCGGCGATGTTGGTGGATCTTTTTCTCGGCGAGCCGGCGGCAGCGATTCATCCCGTGGTCTGGATGGGGCGGGTGACGAAGCAAGCCGAGCGTCGCGTTCGGAACGGCGGCCCCATCGTCCAGCTGGTGGCCGGTTCGTTCATCGCGCTGGGCGTCCCTTGTCTCTTCGCCGGCGGCAGCGTGCTGGCGCTGCGAGCGACGACGCGTTGGCCGCTGGTCACCTTCGTGGTTGGCGTCTGGCTGCTCAAATCGACCGCCGCCTTCACCGCCCTCGGCGCGGCCGGAGCCAAAATGCGGCAGCACCTCCCACGCGGCGAGCTCGACCAGGCGCGGAGATCGCTCGGCAGTCTTTGCAGCCGCGACGCGGCCGATCTCGATGACCAGGCGCTGATCGCCGGGACGATCGAATCGCTGGCCGAGAACGCCTCCGACAGCATCGTCGCACCACTTTTTTACTTCGCGCTGTTCGGTCTGCCGGGGGCGATGTTCTATCGGGCGGTGAACACGCTGGACGCGATGATCGGATACCGCGGCCGTTACGAGTACCTGGGCAAGGCGTCTGCGCGTCTCGACGATCTTCTCAACCTCGCACCCGCGCGCCTGACGGCGTTCCTTCTTCTCATCGCCGGCGCCGCCACCGGTCAGGACGCGCGCCGCGGCTGGCGGATCCTCTGGCGCGATGGTGGAAAAACGGCCAGTCCCAACGCCGGCCGACCGATGGCGGTGATGGCCGGCCTGCTGGGCGTCGCGCTCGAAAAGCGCGGCGCCTACCGGCTGGGCGATCCCACCCTTTCTCTCGCCCCGGCGACCATCGACGCCGCCTGGCGCCTGGTGACGGTGGCGGCCAGCTTGGCGTTCGTCGCGGCCACGGCCATGCTGGTCACCCATGGCCACGCCTTCTGA
- a CDS encoding histidinol-phosphate transaminase, with product MATPSDRDANIQRVHGGPKLDELHALGIASAADLIDFSVNLNPYGPAPAMVQAIRSATVDVYPDPTALPAREALARSCAVSPDQIVLGNGAAELLWTLARVLAGPGRTVVIVEPTFSEFRAAAKMAGATVVEWRAPPETGFAFDVDAIAQSVRACAARALYLCSPNNPTGSIARASEVSALAAALPDRHLILDQAFLSLSEHYSDGAVRLPANVVRVRSLTKEHTIPGVRVGYLLATPALAAAVEASRPPWTTSAAAQAAALASVSLTSFVDDSRRRLLNDRRELVVDLDAAGLSSAPTATTFCLVSVPSGARLRESLLVRHRILVRDCASFGMPSYIRLAARPAAERARLVAALKDELGR from the coding sequence ATGGCCACGCCTTCTGATCGGGACGCCAATATCCAGCGGGTGCACGGCGGGCCAAAGCTCGACGAGCTTCACGCGCTTGGCATCGCCAGCGCCGCCGACTTGATCGATTTCAGCGTCAACCTGAACCCGTACGGCCCCGCGCCGGCCATGGTGCAGGCGATCCGATCGGCCACCGTCGACGTCTATCCCGACCCGACGGCTCTGCCAGCGCGGGAAGCGCTGGCGCGAAGCTGCGCCGTCAGTCCCGACCAGATCGTCCTGGGAAACGGCGCCGCCGAGCTGCTGTGGACGTTGGCGCGGGTGTTGGCGGGCCCGGGACGAACCGTCGTCATCGTCGAGCCAACGTTCTCGGAATTTCGCGCCGCTGCGAAAATGGCCGGCGCGACGGTCGTCGAGTGGAGAGCCCCACCAGAAACCGGCTTCGCTTTCGACGTCGACGCCATCGCCCAGAGTGTCCGGGCCTGCGCAGCGCGCGCACTTTATCTCTGTTCGCCGAACAACCCGACCGGATCGATCGCGCGCGCGTCCGAGGTGAGCGCACTGGCCGCCGCGCTTCCTGACCGCCACCTGATCTTGGACCAGGCGTTTCTTTCCCTCAGCGAACACTACAGCGACGGCGCGGTCAGGTTGCCGGCGAATGTCGTCAGGGTGCGGTCTTTAACCAAGGAACATACGATCCCGGGCGTCCGCGTCGGCTACCTGCTGGCGACGCCGGCGCTGGCCGCCGCCGTCGAGGCGTCGCGTCCCCCCTGGACGACCAGCGCCGCCGCTCAAGCCGCTGCGCTGGCCAGTGTGAGCCTGACATCGTTCGTTGACGACAGTCGTCGCCGACTACTCAACGATCGACGAGAGCTGGTCGTCGATCTCGATGCGGCCGGTCTTTCTTCCGCCCCCACCGCGACCACCTTTTGCCTGGTCTCGGTGCCGAGCGGCGCGCGCCTTCGAGAATCGCTGCTGGTCCGTCATCGCATCCTTGTCCGCGATTGTGCGTCTTTCGGGATGCCAAGCTATATCCGCCTGGCGGCCCGTCCGGCGGCAGAACGCGCTCGCCTCGTGGCCGCCCTGAAAGACGAACTCGGCCGTTGA